One stretch of Cyanobacterium stanieri LEGE 03274 DNA includes these proteins:
- a CDS encoding Coenzyme F420 hydrogenase/dehydrogenase, beta subunit C-terminal domain — translation MSVTTSHKKAKALKPGSRRPAKELCSECGLCDTYYIHYVKEACAFIHQQIAELENQAHGRSRDLDNENDLYFGVHQEMITAQKKEPIEGAQWTGIVSAIACEMLTQGLVEGVVCVQNSETDRFQPKPIIATTTEEILGARVNKPTLSPNLSVLEQIEQSGMKRLLVIGVGCQIQALREVEDKLGLEKLYILGTPCVDNVTREGLQKFLDTTSDSPDTVVAYEFMQDFRVHFKHEDGRVEKVPFFGLKTNKLKDVFAPSCMTCFDYVNSLADLVVGYMGSPFGWQWIVVRNDTGKEMLDLVQDQLKTQSVMSKGDRTQAVQNSIPAYDKGVTLPMWAAKLMGVVIEKVGPQGLEYARFSIDSHFTRNYLYVKRNYPEKLDAHVPNYAKKIVSQYKLPKE, via the coding sequence ATGTCTGTAACTACGAGCCATAAGAAAGCTAAAGCCCTCAAGCCTGGTAGTCGTCGCCCCGCTAAGGAGTTGTGTAGTGAGTGCGGGTTATGTGATACCTACTATATTCACTATGTGAAGGAAGCCTGTGCTTTTATTCATCAACAAATTGCAGAACTCGAAAACCAAGCCCATGGGCGATCGCGCGATTTAGATAATGAAAATGATCTCTATTTTGGGGTACATCAGGAGATGATTACTGCCCAGAAAAAAGAACCCATCGAGGGGGCGCAATGGACAGGGATTGTAAGTGCGATCGCCTGTGAAATGTTAACGCAGGGGCTAGTAGAAGGGGTTGTATGTGTACAAAACAGCGAAACAGATCGTTTTCAACCTAAGCCCATCATTGCCACTACTACAGAGGAAATCTTGGGGGCAAGGGTAAATAAACCTACTCTTTCTCCTAACCTCTCGGTATTAGAGCAAATCGAACAATCGGGCATGAAACGGTTACTCGTGATAGGGGTAGGTTGTCAAATTCAGGCCCTGCGAGAAGTAGAAGATAAATTGGGCTTAGAAAAACTCTACATCTTAGGTACTCCCTGTGTTGATAACGTTACCCGTGAGGGGTTACAGAAATTTTTGGACACCACCAGCGATTCTCCTGATACCGTGGTGGCTTATGAGTTTATGCAAGATTTTCGAGTACATTTTAAGCATGAAGATGGCAGAGTGGAAAAAGTACCTTTCTTTGGTTTAAAAACTAATAAGTTAAAGGATGTGTTTGCCCCTTCTTGTATGACTTGTTTTGACTATGTCAACTCCCTCGCTGATTTGGTAGTGGGTTATATGGGTTCGCCTTTTGGTTGGCAATGGATTGTCGTGAGAAACGATACAGGGAAAGAGATGTTAGATTTAGTGCAAGATCAACTTAAAACCCAATCTGTAATGTCTAAGGGCGATCGCACCCAAGCCGTCCAAAATAGCATCCCAGCCTACGATAAAGGGGTTACACTACCTATGTGGGCAGCTAAATTAATGGGGGTAGTGATAGAGAAAGTAGGGCCTCAAGGGTTAGAATATGCGAGATTTTCCATCGATTCCCACTTCACCCGTAATTATCTTTACGTCAAACGTAATTATCCCGAAAAATTAGATGCCCATGTGCCTAACTATGCCAAAAAAATTGTATCCCAATATAAACTACCCAAAGAATGA